From Macrobrachium nipponense isolate FS-2020 chromosome 48, ASM1510439v2, whole genome shotgun sequence, a single genomic window includes:
- the LOC135205011 gene encoding uncharacterized protein LOC135205011 isoform X1, with amino-acid sequence MLEKKESFDMEEFTEQLKSLFTNGRLKRHVNLRNVMDKWYQGFLSKIPHEDLPKMLFLAVNPNRAEGSEKHKPATGPSEFTDGGAMGVGTMVGRGELTLEVKADSITRSLERLEQVLEKKSLTPLLREMQLRLLKLSACEKSRSSSGPSTLESNFSDSDEKLDDDDEEILAFTEIFEMFGHSIPEQIKSLYGGIISQKKIPVRQGTVGHKKSFFVYAENKIIMKICDDLTPKDIYHMYQVLHESEEVKEDDDAKRILTQHIKLKPLEKVPGLKDAAFYYLILFMMQKKMLNRLYTHKLIFIFEQLREMARSDKKYNPKLDLILNALDRYPIASRPPGLCLIFTVNEGRVGSQKDVIRVKELFEKTYRYDVFTKIDPTAEDIKSIVNKLKHARNKFYDSLVVFFMGHGDKTYLTVKDSCIHRRREFIDPFIQIEWFFKKPKLFFIQACSVKKEKRRVSSTSNNLDAKGVPTQTDSVGWRASAGPEWQEKYADYTEISNINTYADTLISYATMWYQYASRGNEGSLYIDTLVDQLKMHGHTESIENVLRRVHYNVNTVCLLNNESGEEILWRQAPYFESSLLKEFRFNSPE; translated from the exons ATGCTGGAGAAAAAGGAATCGTTCGATATGGAAGAGTTTACGGAGCAACTCAAGTCTCTGTTTACAAATGGAAGGTTAAAGAGACATGTGAACCTGAGGAACGTTATGGACAAGTGGT ATCAAGGGTTCCTTTCTAAAATTCCACACGAGGATTTGCCTAAAATGCTATTCCTGGCTGTCAATCCAAATAGG gctgagggaagtgaaaaacaCAAGCCAGCGACAGGACCCAGCGAGTTCACAGATGGCGGCGCCATGGGCGTTGGTACCATGGTAGGCAGGGGGGAGCTGACCCTTGAGGTTAAGGCTGATTCTATCACAAGGAGTCTGGAAAGGCTGGAG CAAGTTTTGGAAAAGAAATCCCTGACCCCATTACTGCGAGAAATGCAGCTCCGTCTCCTTAAGCTAAGTGCCTGCGAGAAGTCGAGGAGCAGCTCCGGCCCAAGCACACTCGAGAGCAACTTCTCGGACTCCGACGAGAAACTTGACGATGACGATGAGGAAATCCTCGCGTTCACAGAGATATTCGAGATGTTTGGGCATTCCATCCCAGAGCAGATCAAGAGCCTGTATGGGGGGATCATCTCGCAGAAGAAGATTCCCGTACGGCAAGGGACCGTCGGTCACAAGAAGTCGTTCTTTGTTTATGCGGAAAACAAGATCATCATGAAGATTTGTGATGATTTGACTCCGAAAGACATCTATCACATGTACCAG GTTCTCCACGAGTCAGAGGAAGTCAAGGAAGACGACGATGCAAAGAGGATTCTGACGCAGCACATAAAACTCAAGCCACTGGAGAAGGTTCCAGGCCTCAAAGATGCAGCCTTCTATTACCTGATCCTCTTCATGATGCAGAAGAAAATGCTGAACCGTCTCTACACTCACAAACTCATCTTCATCTTCGAGCAGCTGAGAGAGATGGCACGCAGCGACAAAAAGTACAACCCCAAGCTAGACCTCATTCTTAATGCTCTAGACAGATACCCCATTGCCTCGCGTCCGCCCGGCCTCTGCCTCATATTCACAGTGAATGAGGGTCGTGTGGGGTCTCAGAAGGACGTCATCAGGGTTAAAGAGCTGTTCGAGAAGACCTACAGATACGACGTTTTCACCAAAATCGACCCGACGGCAGAAGACATCAAGTCGATCGTCAATAAGTTGAAGCATGCCAGGAATAAATTCTATGACAG CCTGGTAGTTTTCTTCATGGGACATGGCGACAAGACGTACCTGACTGTTAAGGACAGCTGCATTCACAGAAGGCGTGAATTCATCGACCCTTTCATACAGATCGAGTGGTTCTTCAAAAAACCCAAACTCTTCTTCATTCAGGCCTGCTCTGTCAAGAAGGAAAAGAGGAGAGTTTCTTCTACGT CAAACAATCTTGATGCAAAGGGTGTTCCCACCCAAACTGACTCAGTAGGCTGGAGAGCCTCAGCTGGCCCAGAGTGGCAGGAGAAATACGCAGACTACACGGAAATCAGCAACATCAACACTTACGCGGACACATTAATATCCTATGCGACGATGTGGTACCAGTATGCCTCGAGAGGGAACGAAG GATCGTTGTACATAGACACACTGGTCGACCAGCTCAAGATGCACGGACACACGGAAAGCATCGAGAACGTCTTACGAAGGGTCCACTATAACGTCAACACGGTCTGCTTGCTGAACAACGAATCTGGTGAGGAAATACTCTGGAGGCAGGCCCCGTACTTCGAGTCATCCCTCTTGAAGGAATTCAGATTTAATTCGCCCGAGTAG
- the LOC135205011 gene encoding uncharacterized protein LOC135205011 isoform X2, which translates to MEPLQRQDSELLLANNQGFLSKIPHEDLPKMLFLAVNPNRAEGSEKHKPATGPSEFTDGGAMGVGTMVGRGELTLEVKADSITRSLERLEQVLEKKSLTPLLREMQLRLLKLSACEKSRSSSGPSTLESNFSDSDEKLDDDDEEILAFTEIFEMFGHSIPEQIKSLYGGIISQKKIPVRQGTVGHKKSFFVYAENKIIMKICDDLTPKDIYHMYQVLHESEEVKEDDDAKRILTQHIKLKPLEKVPGLKDAAFYYLILFMMQKKMLNRLYTHKLIFIFEQLREMARSDKKYNPKLDLILNALDRYPIASRPPGLCLIFTVNEGRVGSQKDVIRVKELFEKTYRYDVFTKIDPTAEDIKSIVNKLKHARNKFYDSLVVFFMGHGDKTYLTVKDSCIHRRREFIDPFIQIEWFFKKPKLFFIQACSVKKEKRRVSSTSNNLDAKGVPTQTDSVGWRASAGPEWQEKYADYTEISNINTYADTLISYATMWYQYASRGNEGSLYIDTLVDQLKMHGHTESIENVLRRVHYNVNTVCLLNNESGEEILWRQAPYFESSLLKEFRFNSPE; encoded by the exons ATCAAGGGTTCCTTTCTAAAATTCCACACGAGGATTTGCCTAAAATGCTATTCCTGGCTGTCAATCCAAATAGG gctgagggaagtgaaaaacaCAAGCCAGCGACAGGACCCAGCGAGTTCACAGATGGCGGCGCCATGGGCGTTGGTACCATGGTAGGCAGGGGGGAGCTGACCCTTGAGGTTAAGGCTGATTCTATCACAAGGAGTCTGGAAAGGCTGGAG CAAGTTTTGGAAAAGAAATCCCTGACCCCATTACTGCGAGAAATGCAGCTCCGTCTCCTTAAGCTAAGTGCCTGCGAGAAGTCGAGGAGCAGCTCCGGCCCAAGCACACTCGAGAGCAACTTCTCGGACTCCGACGAGAAACTTGACGATGACGATGAGGAAATCCTCGCGTTCACAGAGATATTCGAGATGTTTGGGCATTCCATCCCAGAGCAGATCAAGAGCCTGTATGGGGGGATCATCTCGCAGAAGAAGATTCCCGTACGGCAAGGGACCGTCGGTCACAAGAAGTCGTTCTTTGTTTATGCGGAAAACAAGATCATCATGAAGATTTGTGATGATTTGACTCCGAAAGACATCTATCACATGTACCAG GTTCTCCACGAGTCAGAGGAAGTCAAGGAAGACGACGATGCAAAGAGGATTCTGACGCAGCACATAAAACTCAAGCCACTGGAGAAGGTTCCAGGCCTCAAAGATGCAGCCTTCTATTACCTGATCCTCTTCATGATGCAGAAGAAAATGCTGAACCGTCTCTACACTCACAAACTCATCTTCATCTTCGAGCAGCTGAGAGAGATGGCACGCAGCGACAAAAAGTACAACCCCAAGCTAGACCTCATTCTTAATGCTCTAGACAGATACCCCATTGCCTCGCGTCCGCCCGGCCTCTGCCTCATATTCACAGTGAATGAGGGTCGTGTGGGGTCTCAGAAGGACGTCATCAGGGTTAAAGAGCTGTTCGAGAAGACCTACAGATACGACGTTTTCACCAAAATCGACCCGACGGCAGAAGACATCAAGTCGATCGTCAATAAGTTGAAGCATGCCAGGAATAAATTCTATGACAG CCTGGTAGTTTTCTTCATGGGACATGGCGACAAGACGTACCTGACTGTTAAGGACAGCTGCATTCACAGAAGGCGTGAATTCATCGACCCTTTCATACAGATCGAGTGGTTCTTCAAAAAACCCAAACTCTTCTTCATTCAGGCCTGCTCTGTCAAGAAGGAAAAGAGGAGAGTTTCTTCTACGT CAAACAATCTTGATGCAAAGGGTGTTCCCACCCAAACTGACTCAGTAGGCTGGAGAGCCTCAGCTGGCCCAGAGTGGCAGGAGAAATACGCAGACTACACGGAAATCAGCAACATCAACACTTACGCGGACACATTAATATCCTATGCGACGATGTGGTACCAGTATGCCTCGAGAGGGAACGAAG GATCGTTGTACATAGACACACTGGTCGACCAGCTCAAGATGCACGGACACACGGAAAGCATCGAGAACGTCTTACGAAGGGTCCACTATAACGTCAACACGGTCTGCTTGCTGAACAACGAATCTGGTGAGGAAATACTCTGGAGGCAGGCCCCGTACTTCGAGTCATCCCTCTTGAAGGAATTCAGATTTAATTCGCCCGAGTAG
- the LOC135205011 gene encoding uncharacterized protein LOC135205011 isoform X3, producing the protein MGVGTMVGRGELTLEVKADSITRSLERLEQVLEKKSLTPLLREMQLRLLKLSACEKSRSSSGPSTLESNFSDSDEKLDDDDEEILAFTEIFEMFGHSIPEQIKSLYGGIISQKKIPVRQGTVGHKKSFFVYAENKIIMKICDDLTPKDIYHMYQVLHESEEVKEDDDAKRILTQHIKLKPLEKVPGLKDAAFYYLILFMMQKKMLNRLYTHKLIFIFEQLREMARSDKKYNPKLDLILNALDRYPIASRPPGLCLIFTVNEGRVGSQKDVIRVKELFEKTYRYDVFTKIDPTAEDIKSIVNKLKHARNKFYDSLVVFFMGHGDKTYLTVKDSCIHRRREFIDPFIQIEWFFKKPKLFFIQACSVKKEKRRVSSTSNNLDAKGVPTQTDSVGWRASAGPEWQEKYADYTEISNINTYADTLISYATMWYQYASRGNEGSLYIDTLVDQLKMHGHTESIENVLRRVHYNVNTVCLLNNESGEEILWRQAPYFESSLLKEFRFNSPE; encoded by the exons ATGGGCGTTGGTACCATGGTAGGCAGGGGGGAGCTGACCCTTGAGGTTAAGGCTGATTCTATCACAAGGAGTCTGGAAAGGCTGGAG CAAGTTTTGGAAAAGAAATCCCTGACCCCATTACTGCGAGAAATGCAGCTCCGTCTCCTTAAGCTAAGTGCCTGCGAGAAGTCGAGGAGCAGCTCCGGCCCAAGCACACTCGAGAGCAACTTCTCGGACTCCGACGAGAAACTTGACGATGACGATGAGGAAATCCTCGCGTTCACAGAGATATTCGAGATGTTTGGGCATTCCATCCCAGAGCAGATCAAGAGCCTGTATGGGGGGATCATCTCGCAGAAGAAGATTCCCGTACGGCAAGGGACCGTCGGTCACAAGAAGTCGTTCTTTGTTTATGCGGAAAACAAGATCATCATGAAGATTTGTGATGATTTGACTCCGAAAGACATCTATCACATGTACCAG GTTCTCCACGAGTCAGAGGAAGTCAAGGAAGACGACGATGCAAAGAGGATTCTGACGCAGCACATAAAACTCAAGCCACTGGAGAAGGTTCCAGGCCTCAAAGATGCAGCCTTCTATTACCTGATCCTCTTCATGATGCAGAAGAAAATGCTGAACCGTCTCTACACTCACAAACTCATCTTCATCTTCGAGCAGCTGAGAGAGATGGCACGCAGCGACAAAAAGTACAACCCCAAGCTAGACCTCATTCTTAATGCTCTAGACAGATACCCCATTGCCTCGCGTCCGCCCGGCCTCTGCCTCATATTCACAGTGAATGAGGGTCGTGTGGGGTCTCAGAAGGACGTCATCAGGGTTAAAGAGCTGTTCGAGAAGACCTACAGATACGACGTTTTCACCAAAATCGACCCGACGGCAGAAGACATCAAGTCGATCGTCAATAAGTTGAAGCATGCCAGGAATAAATTCTATGACAG CCTGGTAGTTTTCTTCATGGGACATGGCGACAAGACGTACCTGACTGTTAAGGACAGCTGCATTCACAGAAGGCGTGAATTCATCGACCCTTTCATACAGATCGAGTGGTTCTTCAAAAAACCCAAACTCTTCTTCATTCAGGCCTGCTCTGTCAAGAAGGAAAAGAGGAGAGTTTCTTCTACGT CAAACAATCTTGATGCAAAGGGTGTTCCCACCCAAACTGACTCAGTAGGCTGGAGAGCCTCAGCTGGCCCAGAGTGGCAGGAGAAATACGCAGACTACACGGAAATCAGCAACATCAACACTTACGCGGACACATTAATATCCTATGCGACGATGTGGTACCAGTATGCCTCGAGAGGGAACGAAG GATCGTTGTACATAGACACACTGGTCGACCAGCTCAAGATGCACGGACACACGGAAAGCATCGAGAACGTCTTACGAAGGGTCCACTATAACGTCAACACGGTCTGCTTGCTGAACAACGAATCTGGTGAGGAAATACTCTGGAGGCAGGCCCCGTACTTCGAGTCATCCCTCTTGAAGGAATTCAGATTTAATTCGCCCGAGTAG